CAATATTATGCAGTCATATAAATGCAAATTATGAAAAACTGTGGCAACATAACGGAGATGataaatgaaagggaaaacaaaatgcatgtgttgttgttttttaaattgcaacTATGCAAAAATTATATCTGCTTGAGGACAAGAAGGATATACCAAAAAAATGTCAATACCTAGTTTGTTAAGGTAGTGGAATTATgggcaattttatttttgtttcagggAATATTTACAATCTGGTTTGTATGGTAAAtgccttttagtttttaaaaagtgatgaacaGTCAGATTTCTTCTAGCAGTAGCTGGGAAGAAAACATTACTAACAGTCCTGTACTCTGGTAGAAGATCTTATAAGCTATAatgctgcttttttaaaatataaatttatttatttaatttatttatttttggctgtgttgggtcttcgttgcttcacgcaggctttctctagttgtggcgagcgggggctactcttcgttgcgatgtgtgggcttctcattgcggtggcttctttcattgcagagcatgggctctaggcatgcaggcttcagtagttgcagcacgcgggctcagtagttgtggctcacaggctctagagcacaggctcaatagttgtggcgcacgggcttagttgctccgctacatgtgggatcttccaggaccagggcttgaacccatgtcccctacattggtccggagcctgtgctctgcaacgggagaggccacaacagtgagaggcccgcgtaccaaccccccaccaaaaaaataaaaaacacaactgTGCAATAAAAACtcctgttttgtttgctttttaaataataagtatCTCTTTTattcaagaggaaaataaaaataaacttactgGGTGAAAAAAAGTTGCAATTCAAAATTATctcaggggacttccccggtggtccagtgggtaagactccacgctcccaatgcagggggcccgggttcaatccctggtgagggaactagatcacacatgcatggcgcaactaagagtctgcatgccgtaatgaagatcccaagtgccgcaactaagacccggtgcagccaaaataaatatatatatatattttttgcgttacgcgggcctctcactgttgtggcctctcccgttgcagagcacaggctccagacgcgcaggctcagcggccatggctcacaggcccagccgctccgcggcacgtgggatcttcctggaccggggcacgaacccgtgtcccctgcattggcaggcggactctcgactgctgcgccaccagggaagcccggttctgCCCAATATTTAGGCTGGACATTTGATAAAGCCTTTTCCCTCTGGCCCTATTTCCTCTTAGGAGACAAGTGAGGAAAGGCtcctgggatttttctttttttggtcataTGCTCAGAGGCGTTAACGCCCTCCACCTGCACCCTGCCTTGGTGGCGTACCAGAGCAGCCCTGATCCTGGATGTATGCTCCTAGGGTCATAATATCAAGCACCAGAAGCCTTCCACAGGCTGTTTGGAATAGATAACTATCCCCTGGGTGTCAATTTCTTATCCGAAGGCAGCCCAGATATTTGAGCAGTATGCACAAGGGCTTGCATAGATCAGGAGAAACATACCAGTTGGAGGAAATCAACAAATCTCCTTTCTACTAACCACTGTCAGGGGCAGGTCTTCTGGTTTGAAAGGTCACTAACAATTCCCTTTAAAAAACGAAACTTACCGTGTCACAAACTATGGTGGAGGTGTCAAACTTTTAACAGTATTTCCTGGGCAATTACTGGATGGGATGGGATCAGATCTGCTGCTACCTTTGAGGGAGACTAGAGAAGGGGCAGAGAAATACACTTGACTGGAAAGAAAAGGGATATGCTATGCCCCTTAACATAATaggtaggtgctcaaaaaatgttagtAGTTAGTAGTTGacaattttaaagtagaaaaatggaAAGTCCGAATTCTACTTGGATAAATTTTGAGTTAGCAACATCCTCCCAGCCCTTTCCTTTATCTCCAAAgggccgggtgggggggggggggcgggaatcaAGTTCTTAACCAGTGGGTCTTTCatagataagaaaaaaacaaaaacaaaacacacatagaagaaccagaaaaatcttttataaactttaaaagactggcctttggaatttttttccctcccagcCTGGTATAATTCCTCTGAGGTGGTATATAAGTAGCTCAGGGCCCTGAGAGAGCTGCTCCCTTGTGTCAGAAAAGAGGTTTTTAGGGCCAAGAGCAGACTGTCTCCATAATTAAGAATAGTAAAAGCTGAAGTTCCTTAAAGGAACAGCATAAGAAGTTCTCAAACTACAAGGTACATCAGACTCCCCTGGAGGGTTTGTTTAAATGCAGAATGCAGGGTCCTtccccccagagtttctgattctatAGGCCTCAGGTGGGGcctaagaatctgcatttctccaACATTCCCAGATGACTGTCATGGTTCTAGTCCCTGAATCATACTTTGAGACCGCCCCCGCCGCGGGTCCCAGCAGCTCGGGCGGCGGGAGGAGCGGCAGCGGCCAGGCAGCCCAGCTTCGCGAAGGCTCTCGGCGCGCCGCGGCCCGCAGGCACCCGGCACGCGCCCGCCCCGCCGCCACGATGCCCAAGAGGAAGGTCAGCTCGGCTGAGGGGGCGGCGAAGGAGGAGCCCAAGAGGAGATCGGCGAGGTTGTCAGCTACTCCGGCTCCTGCAAAAGTGGAAACGAAGCCAAAAAAGGCGGCAGGAAAGGATAAATCTTCCGACAAAAAAAGTGcaacaaaagggaaaaggggagcaaAGGGAAAACAGACTGAAGTGGCCAACCAAGAGACTAAAGAGTTACCTGcagaaaatggagaaactaaaaatGAGGAGAGCCCAGCTTCTGatgaagcaggagagaaagaagccaagtcTGATTAATATCACACACCTGGTCCTATCAGTGGTCCCTGTTTCCCTTCTTGTACAATCCAGAGGAATATTTTTATCAACTATTTTGTAAATGCAAGTTTTTTAGTAgctctagaaacatttttaaaaaggaaggaatcccacctcatcccattttttaagtgtaaatgcttttttttaagaGGTGAAATCATTtgctggttgtttattttttggtacaaCCAGAAAATAGTGGGATATTGAATATGGGAGGCTTTGATTCTCTTGGGTGTCAGCTTAACCTTCCACAGATGGGGGGTAGCTTTTCTATCCTATAATACAAAGCATACTAAATGGCAGTTTGGAGTCACTTGTGCATTTAATGTCTTAAACACTTTAAATTACTTCTCTTCCCACGTTGTTTTTGGTAGAATTGTTTCCTAAAGCAAACCACTCACCCCTTGATCTTGGCTCTCCTGGGCAGAATTTTGTGCACTCTGTAACATCTTTGGTTGTGGTAGTCCAGTTCTTCTAGTAACTGTTAATGTGCTGTGAACGACTGACAATTTGAGTATGTAGTGTATGTGATTATTAAATTGTGAATTAGTGGGACTTACGATGTAACAGCATATCAATATTTGAAGATGTTGGTACTTGATATCCTGTGCAGGAAAATTTGCCCCCAAATTTTAAGCTGGAAAGTCACTGGAATAACTGTTCAGAAAAGAATCACAACTACATGATTTTTTAGGTTTTTGGTACGTATGTTGAGAATTGTGTACAAGTTGAAACGTCTGTGTACTGATCCTCAAAACAACCAATAAAATctcaattatgaaagaaaaaaaaagaatcatacttAGAGAACCAACGGTATAAATACATGGGATTTAGAGTCATATTTGGCAAGACACACCTTTCTGAGCATCCATCCACAAATGTCTCATCATGAAATGTCAGCAGCTTCTGCCACCTGAGAGGCATAGATTCTGACTTCAGCAGTTATCAACACAGCACAGATCCTAATGCTGAACAGTTTTGGACacatctatttcctcatctgtaaaatgggtacaaacCTACCTTCAGAGGCTTGTGATAAGGTTTAATAAAGTACACATAGCAGTTGCCAGATTCAATACTTGTCACTATCCTCTACTGCCCTTTATAGAATTACTAATATCCTAACATCTATTGGAATCTTTTCATGAGAACTACAGAGTAAGTTAAAGTCAATAATGAGACAGAGATGTGAATTTAAACAGCCATGCCCTTGCCAAAAGCATGCTAGGAAAATTCCATGTTCTGATTCCTCTCCTCTAGGACTGTCAATGGCAGGATACCAGCTCTGGTCACCATGGACCCCACCGGATGAGGGCTTCCAATGGCTGCAGCATACAACACCTACACCTTCTTCCAAGCACCCCTTTAGGGCTTCCCCCTGCTTCCCCCACACCCCTTCTAATCTTGAAGTACAGCTGTGCTTTCAAGAGGTCTCTCTAGTTCTAGACAGTCCATTCCTGGAGCCTGGGGTGAGTCCCAAGTTGCCCTGCCACACGTCAGAGCTCCGAACCATGAACAACAAGAAAGGGCTGGTCAGGAAGCTTCAGCCTGTCTGCCTCAATGGAGTGGATTCTGTCTTTGGCAGGGTCATCACGGCTCAGCCGCCAAAGTGGACTGGGACCTTCAGAGTTTCAGACAAGTCAGCCTTTTGCAAAATCATCAGCCGGGAGCACCAGGGGCCCACTGGACTTAAGGAGCCTCAGATTCAGATGACAGTGACCATGTGCAAATAGATGCTGTGCTCCATCCTCTTGCTGTATGCGACGTACAATAAGTGCACCTTTGCCTTGCAACACTCCAAGTAAAGTGTCCCCATCTGATCCCCATTCCTCACACCACGCCTTTTGCTATGTGCCTGAAGCTTACATAGACCTTTCTGTGTAAAGGAAACTGTGTTTGCCCCAGCCATCTTGCTTTTCAGTCAAGCAGTGACAATTCAGGAGCccccctcctctcttcctgtcCAAAAATAGGCCAGTGACAGAGCAAGGGAGAACATTTCTATTGTAAAGCTGAACAACCATTTAGAGTCAAACTAGCATTGACATGTACATGTAATAAAGAACCATTAAACAAACCATATAAACCAATGAGCCTACTGTCAACTCTTTTCAACAATGAAGACCACAATGAGTTGGGGAAACAAAGACTGTCAAGGAAGGAGATTATGGATTTCTATGTACATGAGGATGAAGGGGTCAAAAATCTGTATGTGGGTCAacgattaatttaaaaaaacaaaaacaaataacctcCCCCACCATAAAACGAACAAAAAAACCTAACCAGCCACACCCTAATACTACCAGAGAGTACAAAAGTGGGtacaaatataacaaatattaattaatatttactgcCTGGCAAAAAAGAACTTGGTAGCAGCACTGAAACTGGGCTTTCTGGCAGAAGACATGAGAGTTCTCCATTTTAGCTGAAATGTACTCctaatgttctatttttaataaactataaGTAATTTTGTAGCATTGTTCTAACTAGATTATAGGTATAACTCAGAATaatgtggaaataaaataaaaattatatatgcaaaGTTAACATGAATTTGATGctgcctttttctcctttatcacatCTACATgaccaccaaaaatttaaaaagcagccaAACATTCGACTTTCTTTGGGCATTAAAAGAAATTCGTCACTCCTCCAAAAAAGATCACAAAATATCTTCTCATCTCAAATAATAGGGTCCTTGTAATAGGGAACATATGATTGTAATTGGTAGAACTGATGTGTTGTACCAGTCTCCATTATTTCTCTGCACAAACACCAATTCAGTTCCATCTATGAAGGAAATTCGAAAAGAGGAATGAGGTAGCTGAGGCAGAActtaaaacagaatttatttGTAAGACTGGTATAAGCCTAAATTCTAGAATAAATCCAGAGTTTCAAAACTAGCTCCTGAAGCTCAGAGTCATGACTACTCTAGCACAGCACTGCCATGTTTGCCTAAATTGGTAAGTAACACTACATTCGAATTCTGAGCCACGGTCTTTGATGTTAGTAGACAACCTGTGAAATCCACAATTAAGTTGATTCAATAAAGCCCCTTCTTTAAGGACAAAATAGGATGCTTCCAGTTGGAAAGGCAGACAGCAGATCTGAAACCCTGAACACAAAATGGTAAGTAGctggcagagatggggagggagtaTCGTTCTGTGGTCTAATCAGAGTCATCATCACTCTCTTGCTCCTTTTCTCCATCACTTGCTTCATCTTCTTCACCGTCCTAAGAGGCAAAGGATAATTAAGTATTTTAGGTCATCCGGGCAACGCCATGACTTGCAACACTGCTCCCACAGCATATATGACTGTATTGTATCGTTGTTAAAAACAATGATAGGTTTTAAACCATTCTTTTGAGAATGAATCAGAGGCTCCCCCATTCTTGTATCATGGCCTCTAAGCCAAGACGATGGAGGGAGCCATTTTGATACTGACTTATGCCATTCTGCAACCCAACCAAATACGCTTGATTTGTAAATAAGCCACGGCCCTCCAGCTCCACTGCATGTGTGTGACATAGGAACAAAATGGGCATTCAATATAGAatgaaatgtttgttaaattcaAAATCCAATAGGAATCCAGAGTAAAATTCTCTCTGGTTTGTAAAATCTAATCTGGGAGGCTTGCTTATGACAAAGCACCaaactaaaaggatactgtctgcCTCAAAACTTTTttatggggactttcctggtggcgcagtggttaagaatccacctgccaatgcaggggacacgggttcgagccctagtccgggaagatcccacatgccgcggagcaactaagcccgcgtgccacaactactgaagcccgtgctctgcaacaaacagaagccactgcaatgagaagcccatgcaccacaacgaagagtaggccccgctcgccgcagctagcgaaagcccgcacgcagccaaaaataaataaataaataaatttatagggaaaaaaagaaagccataaaactttttttatcaGAACAAGGTGGAGATATTCTATACAAATAAAACAGAGGACCATGTAATAAAAGCCTTTTTCATACTAAATGGTCCTTACGCATCAGCCTCAAATTGCATTACAAACTGTATCCACAGCAGGGGTTCTTAAATCTCagcttctctgtatctataacccACCTGAATTGTAACaaactttaataaatatatacatttttctttagctttctttAAAGTCTCAAAAGCATTGGTAGTAGCCCAAAAGAGCATAAGGACTCCTTCTCTTACTTCAGTCCTCAGTGGTAGCAGCTTTTGATCCTGTGCTTTAGCTTTCACATTTCTATTTTAGATATTCAAACAACATGTTTAAATGGTTTAACTCATTCTTCTCAACACTTGGAGAACACTTTGACCTCTTCTTATCTCCCCTTTAAAATGGTTTCAGATATGAATTCAGGAGGCTATAATGGAAGGGAACTTTCAACTCTATAACATATGCTACAAACAACTCCAGATACTCAAGTTGTGATTAAAATATTGAGTGATTATAATAtcgtgtgggtttttttttttttctggccctcACAGAATTCACATAAGCACAGGAGCTTTTTTGGAGGGAATGGAGATGGGCATAGAAGTATCTGATTATAAAATCAAGCAGGGAAAATTCTGCACTCTCTACCATCAATGCCACTCTGGTACCTTTTACAGACATACCTCTGTTCCTTTGCTCTTGGAGACCTGGGATGACGTATCATCCTCACTCTCATCTGCTGTGCTCTCCTGGGAATTCTGGGATGTAATCTCTTCACCCTGAATGTGAATGGGCCAGGACAAACAGTGGGTTATAATGATCACATATGGGGTCTCAAGGGGAGAAAGGCTTAGTTTATAGACAAGGCAAAGAAAGATATTCAGTCATTCAAATATGGTCAAACACGGACAGCAACCTGTGATCCAGCATCTAGAGAAGTGATAATCAACCCAAGATTTCTAAGATGCTTGTGGCTCTGATACAATATGTAGTTTTAAAGGTTCATCTTTGTATTCTAATATCATACTAGTTTTACAAGGCCAGACTGTATTGGTGACTCTTTCAGGTAATGCTGAATATGGTTCTAAAGTTTCCCAAATACCTTAAGGTATGTGAGCATGAACACCAACACACTAATCACAAATGACCATGTAGAGGCTAAAGGATGGTATACTAAAATGGTTTAAGAACATCAAATCTGGATCAGGACTGTTTGGACTCAAACCCTTGCTCCACTCACTTATGGCTGAAtgataagttatttaactttgctgagcttcaattttctcatggAAGCAAGAGATTGAAGTGAAGAAAGGAAGCTAATTCTCTGGGGAGCTATTCTTTTCATAcataagattttttcttttcttttcttttctttttttttgcggtacgcgggcctctcactgttgtggcctctcccgctgcagagcacaggctctggacgtgcaggctcagtggccatggctccacggcatgtgggatccgcctggactggggcacgaacccatgtccgctgcatcggcaggcagactctcaaccactgcgccaccagggaagcccagattttttttttttttgtcatatataAGATTTTAAGACTCAGATGTTGTAAGCATGAACGAGGAGGGCTTGCACTGTATTTGAAAAATGCTATAACTCCAAAGTAGTAGTATAAGCAAAACAAGATTTCAGCCAGTCAGTCAGACAATGGAAAGAACTAAGCAATGCTCATTTGTTAAAATTAGCCAGAGAATaatttcaggaacaagacagactggttttaggggaaaaaacccaaaataactaAACAGTTTttccacatacaaaaatattctaaatctaCCCACATTAGGGCTTAAAGGTATCCCTCTAGCTATGGAAAGAGGTTTTCCTGATCTGCTCCTCTATGCCTGAGGCCTTGTTGATATCAGTGGTATGTTTTGGTGCCTTCGCTGCCTGGGATGAGGAGTGCAACCTGCAACCAGGGCCCAAAGGCAATGTACCCTAACGTTAAGAGCTAAACAGTCACAGATTTGAGAAAAGCAGTTTTGAGTATTGAGAGAGTGGGGCTTAGGTGACCTTCCTTAGATACTTTCCAATGTTctcacaaaaaaaggaagtagGAGATTACTACTGGCGGGCTCCCAAGCTTACCTGCAAGTCCCGGTTTTTGAGATTGCCCAGCCAAAAAGCCTCTCGGCAATTGTTGAGGATGAGCATGGCTTTCACTCTGCAAACTAACAGCTCCAGGGTCTTTTTGAGCAAAGGCACATGCTTGGTGAGTTTCGTGTCCTGGTGAATCTGAATGGAAACAAATGCATCCAACTCATCTGGGTTTATCATCATGCTTTCACATTTCCTATACAGAAACTTTTGAATTCCTGACACCTTGAACACTGAACAAGACCATATGCCCTGCCAGTACAGGCCAGAGACATGTTCCATCAAAGAGCAGTAGTCCGGCAGAGTATTCCGAAGAGAATGGCAGCTGTCCTTCAAGCTAAAAGAGCCTAGAAGACATACCACCAACACCTCACGGCTCCTCTTCATAACCTCTTACTGATCAATTATCAAtgaatttatgtaaaatattcttGAATGTATATTCTACTGATATTAAACAACAGAGAGTATCCCTGTTTAGCTGAGGGAGTCTTTATAAAATTCCACTGTTCAGCATCTTAAAAAGTTAGAACCAGGGGAGGAAATGAACAACAGGAACTGGGCTTGCCAGACTGCAGCACTCCATGGTTCTGTTCCTTCACACAAAAAATGACTGGCTCAACTCCAGGCTTCAAGTGGAAAAGTCCTTTAATGCTAAAATGTTCTCACAAGAGACAGATGTGTTCCTTGACAAGTAAGTAGTACAGCTGAAAAGCTCTAAAAACAGCTGCTTTTAGAACTACCTCTTGTCTCCAGCAGAGTCATCACTTACATAATATTCCTCCTGCCCAGAGTACTTTGTAGCAGTTACACATTCACCAACATTCTCTCACCAAAGAAGCGCTCCTGGAGGAAACAGGGCTGTGGAGTTTGAGTCAAATTTCAGATGCAGAAATTCCCCTCTAGATGATTACCCAATCTCTGCCAGCAACTGAGGATTTGACCACTCTGAATAAACTGCCTTTGGACAGACATAGTCCCAGAAATAAAGGCTCAAGAGGGGTAAAAAAGGAAGGCGGCACTGGAGCCCACGGATCTCCAAAATCACAACCACAGATTAAACCAACAGGTGGGTTGGTGGTGTGACCCGCTTTCCATCTTACCTTGGAATGCCCACACAGGTGATGAAGCAGCCTTGTATTCAACTGGAAGGTTTCCAGTAAACTCAGAACATCTTCCTATAACCAACAACATTCGTTAAGTGCCATATGAAACgttctcatttcattttatatgcAAGATATTCTTGCAACCAAGGGTTCCAAAGAGGATCAAGCCTGCGGGTTCCAGCTGTATATGGATaatcatctcttctttttttaaaattgaggtatagttgatttacaatatgtttcaggtgtacaacatagtgattcacaatttttcaaGATTATGCTAGACAATTATCTTAATTTGGCCCTCAAATAGGAGGAGGAGTGATCACTGGCTATCCTCCC
The DNA window shown above is from Phocoena phocoena chromosome 10, mPhoPho1.1, whole genome shotgun sequence and carries:
- the FANCD2OS gene encoding FANCD2 opposite strand protein; this encodes MAGYQLWSPWTPPDEGFQWLQHTTPTPSSKHPFRASPCFPHTPSNLEVQLCFQEVSLVLDSPFLEPGVSPKLPCHTSELRTMNNKKGLVRKLQPVCLNGVDSVFGRVITAQPPKWTGTFRVSDKSAFCKIISREHQGPTGLKEPQIQMTVTMCK